In one window of Saprospiraceae bacterium DNA:
- a CDS encoding M1 family metallopeptidase, with translation MKNLPFAACLLLLFLAPAIHFAQTPQPYFQQEVNYRIVVTLDDSTHTLDGHIEMEYINHSPDTLSEIWMHLWGNAFKNRRTAFCKQKLRDGSARFYFAEDKELGYFKNLDFTANGQKIEWQYDERHPDIARLKLSSPLLPGARVTLATPFFLKIPASFSRLGHVGTSYQMTQWYPKPAVYDHKGWHPMPYLDQGEFYSEFGAFDVTITLPENYVVGATGILQTLSEIDFLKNKEAESREKLAKGVDKKKDPFPPSSSARKTIRFVAERVHDFAWFADKRFFVLKDTAQLASGRTVECWAMFTNAESDIWEKGAFYVRRAVEFYSEKVGEYPWPQATAVHSALSAGGGMEYPMITVIGNSSSAKQLDEVITHEVGHNWFYGILASNERDHPFMDEGLNSYYEFRYMKTYYEGSFADDILPKFVYDPAKSGPPLHSAQLVLAREHKDTPPDSHSNDFAPIAYGLQVYMKTALCLHWLEQAVGTERLDAAMRDYYQQWRFRHPYPEDLRAVFEKHQLNADWFFDAMQTQKKSDFALKSIQRGTAGDWTLYVANKGDLRAPFPVTALSNGKPAHTKWYSSPGELNFPTVEADAFVVDDEYATLDLNRKNNLRRTSGFLPGFEPVAFGGLTPFQSPYRSTIAVLPWLGWNNYDKTMLGAVIYNPPLPSRRLQYYLAPGYGFGSGQLVGLADVRYHFFPGGLFPKISVGASAKTFHLDYNWRDDYYSKFYRVAPQVRAELRDNSVSFRHFLNLRTLFIGIENDLRDSIGGFVGKEFDRYTIYEARYEAEQRKLPNPWRFVSAMEWQNGRDAFGNEGKYLRSALEWRQQFFYSPKRKITMRAFAGGFLHNARRDRGIVAGDPAQASLALNPQGFNDYRFDHVFLARGGERGILGRQVSQTEGGFKGAFGPAFASTIGVSNNFVLALNLKADFPKRLPLGLPVKPWFDIGYYDDATLLGENRPSSEQWMWSGGFMLEFLNGGLEIYFPVVHSKFLKNKYNEVFGGNYWRWISWSMRLDRVQPQDVLERFVR, from the coding sequence AACCCTATTTCCAGCAGGAAGTCAACTATCGCATCGTCGTCACGCTCGATGATTCCACGCACACGCTTGACGGACACATCGAAATGGAGTACATCAACCACTCACCCGACACCCTTTCGGAAATTTGGATGCACCTCTGGGGCAATGCGTTCAAAAACCGCCGCACCGCGTTTTGCAAACAAAAACTCCGCGACGGCAGCGCCCGCTTCTATTTTGCCGAAGACAAGGAATTGGGCTATTTCAAAAATCTCGATTTCACTGCAAACGGCCAGAAAATCGAGTGGCAATACGACGAGCGCCATCCCGATATCGCGCGGTTGAAGCTCTCTTCCCCACTCCTGCCGGGCGCTCGCGTCACACTCGCCACGCCGTTTTTTTTGAAAATACCAGCTTCTTTTTCGCGCCTCGGTCACGTCGGCACCTCATACCAAATGACCCAATGGTACCCCAAGCCCGCCGTTTACGACCACAAAGGCTGGCACCCCATGCCTTACCTCGACCAAGGCGAGTTTTACTCCGAATTTGGCGCGTTCGACGTGACTATCACCCTGCCGGAAAACTATGTGGTTGGCGCGACGGGCATTTTGCAAACCCTGTCGGAAATTGATTTTTTAAAAAACAAAGAAGCGGAATCGAGGGAAAAACTGGCGAAGGGCGTGGATAAGAAAAAGGACCCCTTCCCACCTTCGAGTAGTGCCCGAAAAACGATACGCTTCGTCGCAGAGCGGGTGCACGATTTTGCGTGGTTTGCCGACAAGCGATTTTTTGTGTTGAAAGACACGGCGCAATTGGCCTCCGGCAGGACAGTAGAGTGCTGGGCCATGTTCACCAATGCGGAATCGGATATTTGGGAAAAAGGCGCGTTCTATGTGCGTCGCGCTGTGGAGTTTTACTCCGAAAAAGTGGGCGAATACCCGTGGCCGCAAGCGACAGCCGTACACTCGGCGCTCAGCGCAGGCGGAGGCATGGAATACCCGATGATAACCGTCATAGGCAACTCTTCCAGCGCCAAGCAACTGGACGAGGTCATCACCCATGAGGTGGGACACAACTGGTTTTACGGCATTTTGGCATCCAACGAACGCGACCACCCTTTCATGGATGAGGGGCTGAACTCTTATTACGAGTTCCGCTACATGAAAACCTACTACGAAGGCTCGTTTGCCGACGACATATTGCCAAAGTTCGTGTACGACCCGGCAAAATCCGGCCCTCCGCTCCACAGCGCGCAACTCGTGCTCGCCCGCGAACACAAGGACACTCCTCCCGATTCGCATTCCAATGATTTTGCGCCCATCGCTTACGGCTTGCAGGTTTACATGAAAACGGCACTCTGCCTCCATTGGCTGGAACAAGCCGTGGGCACCGAACGCCTCGATGCCGCCATGCGGGACTACTATCAGCAGTGGCGGTTCAGGCATCCTTACCCAGAGGATTTGAGAGCGGTTTTTGAAAAGCACCAACTCAACGCTGACTGGTTCTTCGATGCGATGCAGACTCAGAAAAAGTCGGATTTTGCCTTGAAAAGCATACAGCGGGGCACAGCGGGGGATTGGACGCTGTATGTCGCGAACAAAGGCGATTTGCGGGCGCCATTCCCCGTCACAGCCTTGTCAAACGGGAAACCCGCACACACAAAGTGGTACTCATCACCGGGCGAGCTGAATTTCCCAACGGTGGAGGCCGATGCCTTTGTCGTTGACGACGAATATGCGACGCTGGATTTGAATCGAAAAAACAACCTGCGCCGCACGAGCGGTTTTTTGCCCGGATTCGAGCCAGTGGCGTTCGGCGGGTTGACTCCATTTCAAAGCCCTTATCGAAGCACAATCGCCGTATTGCCGTGGCTGGGCTGGAACAACTACGACAAGACGATGCTTGGCGCGGTGATTTACAACCCACCCCTGCCCTCACGTCGCCTGCAATACTACCTCGCGCCGGGCTATGGCTTTGGCTCCGGGCAATTGGTCGGTTTGGCTGACGTGCGCTACCATTTTTTCCCCGGAGGGCTATTTCCGAAAATCAGTGTGGGCGCGAGCGCCAAGACCTTCCACCTTGACTACAACTGGCGCGACGATTATTACTCCAAATTCTACCGCGTGGCGCCGCAGGTTCGTGCCGAATTGCGCGACAACTCTGTGTCGTTCAGGCATTTCCTGAATTTAAGGACCTTGTTTATTGGCATCGAAAACGACTTGCGCGATAGCATCGGTGGTTTTGTCGGAAAGGAATTTGACCGATACACTATTTACGAAGCTCGCTATGAGGCTGAGCAGCGAAAGTTGCCCAACCCGTGGCGATTCGTGTCTGCGATGGAGTGGCAGAATGGCCGCGATGCCTTTGGCAACGAGGGCAAATACTTGCGCAGCGCGCTCGAATGGCGCCAGCAGTTTTTTTATTCGCCTAAAAGAAAAATCACGATGCGGGCGTTTGCGGGCGGCTTCCTCCACAACGCTCGCCGCGACAGGGGCATCGTGGCGGGCGACCCTGCGCAGGCATCACTTGCGCTCAATCCGCAGGGGTTCAACGACTACCGTTTCGACCATGTGTTTCTCGCCCGCGGCGGGGAGCGCGGCATTCTCGGCAGGCAGGTGAGCCAAACGGAGGGCGGCTTCAAAGGAGCGTTTGGCCCGGCATTCGCCAGCACCATCGGTGTATCGAACAATTTCGTTCTCGCGCTCAACCTGAAGGCCGATTTTCCTAAACGACTCCCATTGGGCTTGCCAGTGAAACCGTGGTTCGACATTGGCTATTACGACGATGCCACACTGTTGGGGGAGAACCGCCCGTCCAGCGAGCAATGGATGTGGAGCGGCGGGTTCATGCTGGAGTTTCTCAACGGCGGGCTGGAGATATATTTTCCGGTTGTTCATTCCAAGTTTTTAAAAAACAAATACAACGAGGTGTTTGGCGGTAATTATTGGCGATGGATTTCGTGGAGTATGCGGTTGGACAGAGTGCAGCCACAAGATGTGCTGGAGCGTTTTGTCCGTTAA
- a CDS encoding TetR/AcrR family transcriptional regulator produces MSNLPSPDRNGTRALLLDVAERLFAENGFEAVSVRQLAAAVGANVAMVNYHFGTKQQLLEEIITTRLPETRERLETLSRSPLSPWEKLSLTVDMYAERFFQGRDFHRLIMREMSLRQRPALVKIITDHLAHNLALVRGFILDGQQNGMFRPIDAELTVATVFGSFSSLISHCSLMCAILEEDCEEDIYSEKSQIRFKAHLKGMLQAHLMGTEASSILRG; encoded by the coding sequence ATGTCGAACCTTCCCTCACCCGATAGAAACGGGACACGCGCGCTCCTGCTCGATGTAGCTGAACGACTGTTTGCCGAAAATGGTTTCGAGGCAGTGTCCGTGCGCCAATTGGCAGCAGCAGTCGGTGCCAATGTCGCCATGGTCAATTACCATTTTGGCACGAAACAACAACTGCTGGAAGAAATCATCACGACCCGACTTCCCGAAACCCGCGAGCGTCTCGAGACCTTATCGCGCTCCCCGCTCAGCCCGTGGGAAAAGCTGTCGCTGACAGTGGATATGTACGCGGAAAGGTTTTTTCAGGGGCGCGATTTTCACCGGCTCATCATGCGCGAAATGTCGCTGCGCCAGCGCCCCGCGCTGGTGAAAATCATCACCGACCATCTGGCGCACAATCTTGCGCTGGTGCGCGGCTTCATTCTCGATGGTCAACAGAATGGGATGTTTCGGCCAATAGATGCGGAGCTAACGGTGGCCACCGTATTCGGCTCTTTTTCGTCGCTCATCAGTCATTGTAGCCTGATGTGCGCCATCTTGGAAGAAGATTGCGAGGAAGATATTTATTCGGAAAAAAGCCAAATCCGCTTCAAGGCACACCTCAAGGGGATGCTTCAGGCGCATTTGATGGGCACTGAAGCATCATCAATTTTGAGAGGATGA
- a CDS encoding T9SS type A sorting domain-containing protein, whose amino-acid sequence MRLSACFLLFSLFSASATAQPFIMYPGDTNNDGAANHYDLLPIGIAYNQTGPPRQPATILWVPQIVEEPWDAFLPVSGINLAFVDCNGMDTINSLDIFAIALNYDSTQNNSFPPPSPYQPKLIDTCFSCPPPNLLVTFNKDIVDVTGQLEAYIQLQYPFQAPAPLGALGIAFDVEYYYTNTIIDSLTQVFPDTFPNSRMYVVARHTEVLTNELLPAAGRMGFAAAGRGENVFIATDTLMTVSFVIDAMIIRDDTPDTFSLRISNVLILNNLEQVITLGKIITDSVVVVSTKTSASAAPSLTISPNPVRDLLTVESSGAPIERVDIRSLAGEQMLSLTAHKQHRVELPVASLPAGIWVAVVHTRGSVTTKKFVKRE is encoded by the coding sequence ATGCGCCTATCAGCCTGTTTTCTGCTTTTCTCTCTTTTTTCTGCGTCAGCAACGGCGCAGCCCTTCATCATGTATCCCGGCGACACCAACAATGACGGGGCAGCGAATCATTACGACCTCTTGCCCATCGGAATCGCGTACAATCAGACGGGACCGCCGCGCCAGCCCGCCACAATCCTCTGGGTACCCCAAATCGTGGAAGAACCGTGGGACGCTTTTCTGCCAGTCAGCGGCATCAACCTCGCGTTCGTGGACTGCAACGGCATGGACACCATCAATTCTTTGGACATCTTCGCCATCGCCCTCAATTACGACAGCACTCAAAACAACTCCTTTCCTCCGCCAAGCCCCTATCAGCCCAAGTTAATTGATACCTGTTTCAGCTGCCCGCCTCCAAACCTCTTGGTCACGTTCAACAAAGACATTGTGGATGTCACGGGGCAATTGGAGGCTTACATTCAGCTGCAATATCCATTTCAGGCGCCCGCCCCGCTGGGCGCTCTGGGCATCGCCTTCGACGTGGAATACTACTACACCAACACCATCATTGATTCTCTTACCCAAGTATTCCCTGACACGTTTCCCAACAGTAGGATGTATGTGGTGGCAAGGCACACCGAAGTGCTGACCAATGAGCTGCTTCCCGCCGCAGGGCGCATGGGGTTTGCGGCAGCGGGTCGTGGGGAGAATGTTTTTATCGCAACCGACACGCTTATGACCGTCAGTTTTGTGATTGACGCGATGATTATCCGCGACGACACGCCCGACACTTTTTCCCTGCGAATCTCCAATGTGCTGATTTTGAACAACCTTGAACAGGTGATAACCTTAGGCAAAATCATCACCGACTCCGTGGTGGTGGTTTCCACAAAAACATCGGCATCGGCAGCCCCATCGCTCACCATTTCACCCAACCCCGTCCGCGATTTGCTCACTGTCGAATCATCGGGAGCCCCGATAGAGCGGGTTGACATTCGGAGCCTCGCGGGCGAGCAGATGTTGTCGTTGACAGCCCACAAACAACATCGCGTCGAACTGCCAGTTGCTTCACTGCCAGCAGGCATTTGGGTGGCGGTGGTACATACTCGGGGCAGCGTGACGACAAAAAAATTTGTGAAGCGGGAGTAA